DNA from Castor canadensis chromosome 3, mCasCan1.hap1v2, whole genome shotgun sequence:
ACTCTTATTGGTGTTTGGATTATGACTGCCACACTAAGATTTCCTACACTATTTTAATTACTGTCTTAATGTTGTGTTGCTAAAAGACACAAAGGAGCAAAAACATAAATCTGaataagtaatttttaattatatttaaattgccATAGGAAGATATTAACAAGTTAAAATGGTTGCTTTCCACGTGCTTTTAAGTTTTCATGCCCCTATTCCTTTAGGCATTTTTATGAACTAAAAAATCTTTTTAGTCAcagtaatcactgagaaaagcaTACAACGTGCCATAAAtgttaaaagtttttctttgctctttttagACTTACAAAGCCTTTCTTCCTGCCATGGTTGCTAACAACCATGGTCATTTGGTTTGCATTTCAAGTTCAGCTGGATTAGTTGGAATAAATGGACTGGCAGGTAAGAGAAATTCCTATACCCTTAACTTACCTGATAACTTAGAGTAATGAGCATTGACTTAATACCCTAATAAAACGGGTTAATAAAGTAAGAGATCTTGTCAGTAAGGTAAGTGGTGAAGAACATCCTTGTGCAACCACACTGCCCTTCCGATAGATTTACATGTAGCTGAACAGTGCCCTTTGGAATCATTAGATCTTATGCAGTTCTCTGggtttaaaagagagaaagacagagacctCACTGATACATATTTTTTGCTCAAGGGATCAAATTCACCTGGCACTGGCACCAGATGATAAGGAGCACTCTGCCTTCTGAAGTTTCCATTAAATGGTTTCCCCTGCTGGGAATTTGGAGAGTGTTTCTTCAacccaagaaaattaaaattaatttttgcttttctactggTTGAAGATGAGCAGGAAGTGACGGTTATTTTCATCTCCCTTGCAACACCCAACTGACTTGACGATAGCAGTGGGCAAGTAGGGAAGAGATAACACTAAGATCTTTGGCCAAGTAGGCCTGACTCAGGAGCTGACTCTAGGAGGAGCAGAAACCTTGACCAGGGTTCCCATAGAGCAAATGCCCCAGGTCCTGGCTTCTGCAGATAGTTGCAACTCATCCAACAGAACGGTAGCAGCAACACATGAATAATGTATGGGACAGTTTACAGATCAGCCACTTCTGGATCAAGATTCATAAAACTAGTCTTAGCTCAGTACATCTCAGTTACATGACTAAAGTTCTCAGAACCACCAGTCACCCACATTATCACTATTCCATACTCTTTTGACTTTCCTCCCTCCATCGTTcttagaattcatcagagaatattACTATGTGTGTGATAAGTCCCAGGTTTTTGATTCATACAGGCTTTTTATAGTTGTATCCTTTTATAGCTAATCCTCTTTCTGACACATTATCATTATATTCAGATATGAAACTCTCCCACCCCCAGCTCACCTAAGAAACAAGTGAAAGCCTTTTGTATTTCCTGCCACATGGGTCTTGGCTTCTCAACATCACAGCTACCCTGTGGGAGTGGAAGTTGAAAATGCAGATTCTCTGGCTTCTGGGCCTTATTCGTTTATCAGGATCTTGTCTTGGGGGGGGTCAAGTGTTGAGTGAGCTACATTTGTACCAGATGACTTTAGTGATCCTAGAAGTTTCTCTGgatcctcttcttccctctctccctcttacaCAGGGTGGCATCCCTGAGGCCTGTCAGCCCTATACGTGGCACTTGTAACCTGGGTCTTGCCAGTCATAGTATCACAACATAGAGAGTAAGTACACCTCTTCTGACTGGGAGGCGGTGGAGAGAATTAAGCcatataaatgtcatttttttctccaaatcttTTCCATTCAGCAAATTGAATATTCAGGTATTTTTCTGAAGCAAGTGTGGTAAAGACAAAATGGTCAAAATTGGCCATAAATGCCACTTTCGACTTCCTCCTGCATTTTCAAGGCATTTAAGAGATGGAGGTTGATGGAAGTGGAAGAGTTACAGTTGAGTTATAGTTGGAAGTTATATTCTGCATCTCAAGGAGACAGCAGGCAGTTCACTTTCAAAACTTTCTTTACAACATTTACGACTTTTGGAGAATGTGGTTGTATTATTCATAACCTGTTGCTGTGACAGAAAAATTATAGACTTATTTTGAATCccagttttagaggttttagttCAAGATtccttgaccctcttgcttttgggcctgtaggAAGGCAGTGTATCATAGAAGGAGCACATGACAAAGGAGACCCATTTACTTCATTATGGccaagaagcaaaaagagagacaggaagtggaCAAGGtcctaatatccccttcaaggacatgtcACCCAAATGACCTAGCTTCCTTCTAGTAGGCTCCGTCTCTTAAAGGGTCTACCACTTCCAAATAACTCCACAGGCTagcaaccaagcctttagcatttagacctttgggggacatttaaaatccaaaccataaccTTCTGTCCCTGACCCCCAAAGACTTTATGTTTATTTCACAATACAAAATTTCTTTATTCTatctccaagagtccccaaaGCCTCAACAGTTCCAGCATTGCTttaaagtccaagttcaaagtttcctctgagactcaaggcagaCTCTAAGCTGTGAGcctctggaaaaataaaaataaaaaatataagactAGAGGCATGCCTGTAGCAGTAGATTGCCTGCGTTGCAAGCAGAAAGCACTGAAttaaaaccccaatactgcccaaaaaaagtaaaaaataaagataaaaacaggcTACATACATGCAAGATACAATTGCATAGGGTAAACATTCTCATTCTGAACAAGAGAAATAGGAAACTAGCAAAGAGGAATCGGACCAAAGAAAGACTGAAACCCAGCAGGACAAGTattaaatcctgtagctccatgTCTGGCATTTGGAGCACATGGTGGCAGGATGTGGGCCCCTGATAGTTCAGGGCCTTGCTGTCTGCAGCCCACACGGCCTCTCTCCTGGGCTGGCTCTGTGCTGGGTCTGTAGCTTCCCTCCGCAAAGTGTTCCACCTTCCACTCATGTCTGCCTCCATGAGGTCACGATTTCAACTTCAGCTTCACTCTTACAGCTTTATACATCACCTTGTCAGGGTCTGCCTACAGGAACTCCAATCTACCAAGCACTGCCTGGCCTGCCAGGGGTTCCTTGGAAATCTTGGTGGAAGACACCACCATGACCCTGTAATTGTTGGATTCTGTATGCCTGAAAAGTCAGCAACACGTGAACATTGCCAAATCTGCCACTGACCCAAGCTGTTCCTTGGCTGCAGTGATCTCTGAGTGGTTGGACAGCTGAACCTGTGTTCAGAAATAAGTCTTGAGAAAATAATTCCTGCATCTACATGGTGCCCAGGGGCTATCTtctcaaaaaaaagtatttgaggGTGGGTACAGCCTTGCTGATTCCTGAGATCTTTCCTGTTATTCTGGTGCAATGTACATGGCTTCTTCTTGATGGTGCTAATCTGTTTAGCAACTTAACCCTCTTCTGTGGTAACCCTCTTCTGTGCTCCTTTTCTGGACAAACTGCAagtttttcagatctttctgCTCTGTTTTTGCTCTCTATTTTCACTATAGGTCTACAGTGggatcaggcatggtggcacacatttgtaatcccaccTGCTCAGGcagtagaggtaggaagatcaaagtGCCAGTCTGGCTAAACAAAATGCTAACAATCACCtgagcttttatttaaaaaaaaaagactcaatatcttcaaaatataataaaataagacaTACCTGAATACATTAGCATTGTTTGTCTCTTTCAGATTACTGTGCAAGTAAATTTGCAGCCGTGGGTTTTGCCGAATCTATGTTTCTAGAAACATTTGCAGAAAAACAAACAGGGATCAAAACTACAATTGTGTGTCCATTTTTTATAAAAACTGGAATGTTTGAAGGTTGTACTACGAGGTGAGTatccttttaaaaagaattggCTATCTATttagttttgttctgttttttaatgttatttcacAGATATTTTTATAGGATGCAGCCTGGTTTATAAAGGGTTTCAGAACTCtttctgcatgtgtgtttgtgtttaagACACTGAGTTGAGTGCTAATGATTTGTCAAGACAGTGTCCAACTAGTAACCACCCTAGCCCTGGATCTACTTATCTGTGCCCCAAGCTGTCCTGGCCACAGCCCAACCCTCTCTGCCACCCAGTACCACTCAACCCTCTTCCCTGGTTCCAGGAACACtagaaattattaaagaaaaacctAGTCAGTTCTAGTTCCTATAACAGAATGCCATCCACTGTGTGGCTTAAACAGTAGAAATGTCTTTCTCACCATTATAGAGACTAAAAGTCCAAGATCTAGTGACTGATAACAGCACTTCTCTTGGTTTGCATATGGCCACCTTCTTATGATAGTCTCCTCATTTGGCAGGGAGAGGAAGTgcctgaagagaaaaagagagattgagagagaccATTTTATGGCCCTTCTcttaagggcactaatcccattcattagCACTCCACCCCCATGACCCAGTTACCTTCCAAAGACTCCACCTCCTCATACCATCACACTGGGGACAAGGAGACAACTTCAGTCTCTAGCAGTCACAAATGCCCAGATCTGCACCTCATGGAGACAGCACAGGCAGTTTGTTTTCAGTGCCTTGCTTTACaacatttagaaaaaattttagtACAGTTTTGCACAGATGTTTATTTGTAACATCAGTGCATTAATTAGAatcatcattttcatttcaaattctaGTTGTGTTATTACTCACCACATTAATAATAAGAAGTAAGCAAAGGAACAAATGAaatctgaaaggaaaagaaatatgatTATTTCATAACCTTTTATCACTAATTTGAAGGGATTCTTTTTATTAatgtgaggggttttttttttttaatatcttaggTTTCCTACTCTGTTACCAATTCTGGAACCAGAATATGCAGCCAGAACAATAGTAGATGGTATTCTGAAGGAAAAGGTGTATTTGTAtatgccaaagttcttatacatcttgttgtttttaaaaaggtaacGTATCAGCTTTTCTTACTTCCCCAATGTGCCAATCAACAGTTTACTGCAGTTTACTGCAGAGCCCACCAGAAGGAGGCATAAAAGATATTTATGTCTTTTAAAGTAATGAATTTTAGAGAGGAAAATCTTCACATCCTGTTGATCCCATCTTTGGAAATGTTTGGGCATAACCCCAAATTTTCACAGTAGCAGTGCCCCCCACCAAGTTCAGGAGAAAGTATTGGCCACTCACCTTCCATCTTAGGTGTTACATTTTTGTTAACAAGAAGTGAATTTATGGAATTAtctgtggacttttttttttagaagagatGCTTTTTCTTGTAGATATCATAAAATGATCATGTTGGAATAGCTATTGTGTCCATGCTCCCAACTACAGGGTCCCAAAGTCAAGGCCAGCCAGTCAGCCAAAAAAGACCTCAGAAAATTGTGTATGAGTAAAATTGACAATAGATAATAAATTTGGTCAATAAGATGGTTAAAGAACTTGAGGGGAAAAAGTTCGAAGAAAACTAGCTCTTAAAAGAAAGAcgactaggggtgtagctcaatggtcaAACACTTGCCTCCCATGCctgagggcctgggtttgataccagcaacaaaaataaaaagcatcctCACCcatcctctgtgctctgccttgGGTTTCATCAGCTTATGAACATTTGACTCAGTTACAGGGTTAGCCATGCTGAACTGCTGAGCCAGCTGCTGGTTCCCCCTCTCAGTTTTCTTTCTAGATTGTGAAGGGTCATCTGTTTGTACTGCCACAATAGGGGCTTCTCCTTTGCAAAGAAGCACATCCCACTGTGACCCCATGGCCCTGTGTTGAATTGAAGTTGCTCTCTTATGTGTCTCACATTGGTTCTTTCTTTGCCTCCCAGCTCCATTCTACTCTTGACAACAGCAATTCCTCACTTATTTGAACATAGGTATTGTATTACATGTATACTTCATGTAGCATGCCTATCAACCACTGCCCTTCctatataaatttcttttctcattagcTAATTATATCTACTTTGTGCAGTGAACCAAAAGTCATTCTTATGTCCTCTCCCTTTTCCAGGCTTCATCTAGTACTATGATTATGTGGTCAATTGAGGCCATATGAGGCAGGGTAATGGGCCTTAGACAAGCAATTGGAAATCCAAAGTTATGATCCTGTTATTTACCAAGACTGTGATTCAGCCTGTGTTCtccaaacctcagtttcctcatttacaaTGGGGAGACAGTGTTTGCCAGAGCTTAGTGTATGCACTGTTTATTGAGCAGTGTGTATATTCACAGCAGATATTTCTTGTCAGGTAGCAAATTGTAGTTTTGTAAAGACACCGCTAAGAATATGAGGCttaattttttattctgaatAACTAGAGGTTATATTTGCTTTCATGGCCTATCAGTTCTAGGCCATGTTTTGAGAAAAGTTCCTGAGAAGACTAGAGGAAACAAGAAGGGGCTTAGTGAAAGAGATCACATCAAACACTCCTTCCAATATTGATTCAATAAGCATTTGAGAGTGCTGTATGCCGTGCACCACTCTCCTTCTTAGGATCTGGTATTACagcaaagaaaaagacaacagcAGTTTCTGTTATCATGGAAATTGTCTTCTGGGGCCGGGGGTTATCAGAGAagaaacatggaaaagaaaaggcacaCTAGGGGCAGTCATAAGTACTGTGAAGAGGTATAAAGCAAGAAAAGGGAATCTCAGAGTGATGGAGATGGGCAAATGGAAGCAAGTTAAGGCAAGTGTGATGCTGGGGGAGAGGCTCCCCAAGAAGTTAATGCTTGACCAAACTCCTGAAGATGGGGAGAGCTAGACCCACCTGGAGATCTTGTTGCACCTATACAAAGAGACACCTATACAAAGAGGACACATGCAAAGCGTCCTCTTCTTTACCCCACTCTCCACTCTTAGGACAACTCTCAGGTCTACTACACCTGCTTTGTCCTTTTCCGTACCTGCAGTGTTGGGTGTCAAGATCAGCAGGGTGTGAGTGCTCGGTCTGAATTATGGTCATAGGTGTTGGTAGACTTGCAGAGGAGCAAGGAGACGAACTGTCTTAGTTCAGCCTTGCCAAAATCATGAGGAACTGTTGCATCTCATCCTTACAGTAGTCCCAGAAGAAAAGATGGATGCTCCCATTTTTatatgtgaggaaactgaggttggcAAGCCAAGTCAGTTGCCTGAGCTGGGACTTCAGCCAGATGCATCTACCTCCAAATCTGTGCTAGGCACAAGACTCCCATTTTCTTCCCATTTACCATGCAGTTATGGTAGTGATGCTTTGGAAACTGAAATGTGAAGTAAATTGAATAATTTAAGTAGATCTAGGAGAGCTGAAGAGCCCTGACTGAGTGGCTCCCATATACATCCCCCATAGATGAGACCTAGTGACCCTGAGAGGGTTAGCACTGAGGCTGCTTGATGTGTGCATGAGTGGGTGACTTCATCTGTGACAGTAAGTGACAGTTTTTAGTTGAGCTAATAAAGATGCTCTCACAAATCATAACCAAAAAATTTTTCTTGTGTTCTCCAGTTTCCTGCCTATCAAGACAGGACTGCTTTTAGGTGACTATATGGGCATCTTTCATTCAATGGATGGCTTCACTGGGCAAAAGAAGAAAGCCTAAAGACCAACTCTGTGTCTGACATCATCTGATACCCAATGCTACATCATgcttatttcaaagaataagtctTTTTGTCCAACAGTAGAATGTATCCGGAGACAAATACAATTCATATTATGCTATCTGGACTAGAATTTTCAGTCAATGGCTTTGAAAATAATGTTGCTAtctactttttttgttgagttttggtcttgtttgttgtttatttgtttgaaaaatgGCCCATTTTTGTCATTTCTATTTGCAACAGATGCGAGAGAGAAATAACTTCTTGCCTAAGCTGCTATAGACTTTGGTGGTTGGGGAGGCGGCTCCCATACAGGTGGTGGCTGTGGCTGATAGGGATACAGTGAGCAACTGGCAGAATGCTCTCTGTCCAGAGCATACAGAGGTCTGGATTTCCATTGCCTTGCTCTCAGCTTTGGCCACTTTGAATGGGGACCACCATTGAAGAAAAGGCCAATCTCTTGTGCCTTTCTTTCCAAAGGAGCTTCACAAAGGTTTACTGCTAAAACCAAGTGCCACCTTGTCAACTGAAGGTCTATCAGGTGCCATTGTACTAGGGAACTTTACCAGGCTCTTCCTGACAGTGATCCTAAATGAAATTCTCAGATGggatcacatttttttctaagaagaGATCAAAGAATGGTTGCTGCTTCTTctgaaaatgaagttttattgagTCAGATTTACTGCTaccaattgtttaaaaaattcatgTGATTAATTTTCAGTGTTTAACTTAGTAGTTCAAGTTGGTATTTTTCCACAGAATGAGCAATTTCGCACATCAGTATTCATCAAGGCTGCCCTCACCTCCAAGCTATTGTGTTCCTGCAGTTTAATCAACTGGCAAACTGCTTTCATGCCTTGGAGATTTACTATAAAAGCAAgattaagaaaaatatgttaaTTATCCTATCCTTGGAACTCCTCCCCAGTGGTGGGGGCATCTGCTTAGTGAGAGAAACAATAGCCtttttgtcttctgctttctTAGAGGGAGCAGATTGGGATGAGGTGCTTTGGAAGAACTTGTAAGATCCAAAAGAATCAAGTGTTTGATTCTTGAGTGTAAGATGCTCTAAGGGGCAATGGTCTCCAAGTATTGTGGGCTCTGGAATTCACTGTGGATGGGTCGACCTTAAGTGAGACGCATGATCCTGACAACTCAGTTCCTGTTCCTTTCCACTCagccttaaattttgttttatgactACAGTAATGATAGCTAGTATTTACTCTACCAAGCCTCAAAATAGCACTTcacaaacaagtaaacaagaaTATCAGTATTCAGTAAACAAGAATATCACATCATAACTCAAAGAATGAAGAAGGTATTTGGTATATGCCAAAGGACACAAGGCACTTTATTTCACAGAAGCATCCTGCTCAGCTGTAGATGTGTACCAAGAGGATCAAAGGCCCTCTCAGTCTAACCAACTGAAGTTCCAAATCCTCAATTAACAAGGTTAATTAAGAGAGAGGCACAGTATTGCTTCTATATTACAATTCTAAGAGAGTATATTCTGGGGCCTTTCTATTTATtagaagaataaagaagagaCTCTCAGGAGATTTAGCAGAACAAAAGTCTGGGGGAGGCAAGTGGGCATCCACCACATCATAACAGCATTAACAGCAATTATTTCTAATTGGAGTGCATCTTGGCTGGGCTGCTACAAAGGCCTGAAATACAGTTGTGGTTTTATAAAACCCATAAAATTGTCTAAACAAATTCAGATTTACTTGAGGCACTCTTATGAGAAGAGACCACGTGTAAATTAGTGGATTCTAGAGAGTAATAAATAACAAGGTGATTTAATGGCCCTGGAGAGCAAGTGCTCTCTGTTTCATACCCACGTTCTGCTGAAATTTAGTCATGAATGACCCATGATCAAGGCCTAACATCTAAGAAAGTCTGAAGGAATCAAGGGCTGCAGGGCCAGGGCTAAGCCCCAGGACTGGGCACTGTGTCCTCCAGGACATATTCTCCAGCATCCTGGCCATTATGCTGCTCAAAAACCAATAAGAATTCTTGCTATTaggaatttggaaaaaaatatgtgaccttttttgttattctttatttgtttttgtttttagtgtggttttacaTTGTGTTTCTATCTTAGTCATAcaagctgccataacaaaatatcacagactgggtggcttatacaacagaaattcatttctcatACTTCTGGAAGCCTAAGATCAAGGTTCCAGatgatttattttcttgtgaTTGTTCTTTTCCTGCCTTGAAAACAGCCGGTTACTTGCTGTATCTTCATATGACCTTTGTTCAGGGTGCATGGAAAGACAAAGACCTTCATCTTCCTATAAGGACAATAATTCCATCATGAGGGTCCCACCCTCA
Protein-coding regions in this window:
- the Sdr16c5 gene encoding epidermal retinol dehydrogenase 2 isoform X2, encoding MSSCLKSTKELLVFLGKSLFSILEALVFTLIPKPLKNVAGEIVLITGAGSGLGRLLALQFAHLGSVLVLWDISSETNEKTGQMAREAGATRVHVYTCDCSQKEEIYRVADQTYKAFLPAMVANNHGHLVCISSSAGLVGINGLADYCASKFAAVGFAESMFLETFAEKQTGIKTTIVCPFFIKTGMFEGCTTRFPTLLPILEPEYAARTIVDGILKEKVYLYMPKFLYILLFLKSFLPIKTGLLLGDYMGIFHSMDGFTGQKKKA
- the Sdr16c5 gene encoding epidermal retinol dehydrogenase 2 isoform X1 gives rise to the protein MSSCLKSTKELLVFLGKSLFSILEALVFTLIPKPLKNVAGEIVLITGAGSGLGRLLALQFAHLGSVLVLWDISSETNEKTGQMAREAGATRVHVYTCDCSQKEEIYRVADQVKREVGDVSILINNAGIVTGKKFLDCPDELMEKSFDVNFKAHLWTYKAFLPAMVANNHGHLVCISSSAGLVGINGLADYCASKFAAVGFAESMFLETFAEKQTGIKTTIVCPFFIKTGMFEGCTTRFPTLLPILEPEYAARTIVDGILKEKVYLYMPKFLYILLFLKSFLPIKTGLLLGDYMGIFHSMDGFTGQKKKA